From Selenomonas ruminantium AC2024, a single genomic window includes:
- a CDS encoding EamA family transporter: MWLLLALLSAVFAALTAILAKVGIEGVNSHLATAIRTVVVLALAWGMVFLTNAQSGIADISRKCWIFLVLSGFATGASWLCYFKALQMGETSAVVAVDKLSVVLTLILAILFLHEEFTMKSAVGAVLITAGTWMMIK; encoded by the coding sequence ATGTGGTTATTGTTGGCGTTGTTATCGGCTGTGTTTGCTGCGTTGACGGCAATACTTGCCAAGGTCGGCATTGAAGGCGTGAATTCCCATCTGGCTACGGCCATTCGTACCGTGGTGGTATTGGCATTGGCTTGGGGCATGGTATTTCTGACCAATGCCCAAAGCGGTATTGCAGATATCAGCCGCAAGTGCTGGATTTTTCTGGTGCTATCGGGCTTTGCCACAGGGGCATCCTGGCTCTGCTATTTCAAAGCCCTGCAGATGGGTGAAACATCTGCCGTGGTGGCCGTGGATAAATTGAGTGTCGTGCTGACGCTGATTCTGGCCATTCTGTTCCTGCATGAAGAATTCACCATGAAATCTGCTGTCGGAGCAGTATTGATTACGGCGGGCACTTGGATGATGATTAAGTGA
- a CDS encoding TSUP family transporter, translated as MEFLDLGTTGFLIFFGFMAAFIDSVVGGGGLISVPALLWTGLPPVMALGTNKCAAVMGSMTSFITFVRSGKVDVWLMKRLFPLSFIGSALGVFAVQLLPSSILRPLIVVMLIAVLLYSIFKKDWGKENKYTGLSTKMLLMAGFVAFSLGFYDGFFGPGAGSFMLFGLLMVGFDFLGAAANARTLNFASNLSAVFFFGYLGCIDFSHAIPMGLAMIAGAYCGASMALKKGVGYVRPLFIIMTTVLIGKLVYDLFF; from the coding sequence ATGGAATTTTTAGACCTTGGTACAACAGGTTTTCTGATATTTTTCGGCTTTATGGCCGCTTTTATTGATTCGGTAGTTGGCGGCGGCGGGCTGATTTCCGTGCCCGCCCTGCTTTGGACAGGACTGCCTCCGGTGATGGCTCTGGGCACCAACAAATGCGCCGCGGTCATGGGCTCTATGACCAGTTTCATCACCTTCGTGCGCTCGGGAAAAGTGGATGTCTGGCTTATGAAGCGCCTCTTTCCCCTGTCCTTTATCGGCTCGGCTTTAGGCGTATTCGCCGTCCAGCTGCTGCCTTCATCCATCCTGCGCCCGTTGATTGTCGTAATGCTTATCGCCGTGCTCCTCTACAGCATTTTCAAAAAGGACTGGGGCAAAGAGAATAAATACACCGGCCTGTCCACGAAAATGCTGCTGATGGCCGGCTTTGTCGCCTTTTCTCTGGGCTTCTACGACGGCTTCTTCGGCCCCGGTGCCGGTTCCTTCATGCTCTTTGGCCTGCTGATGGTAGGCTTTGATTTCTTAGGCGCCGCCGCCAACGCCCGTACGCTTAACTTTGCCAGCAACCTCTCCGCCGTATTTTTCTTCGGCTATCTGGGCTGTATCGACTTTTCCCATGCCATCCCCATGGGCCTTGCCATGATTGCCGGAGCCTACTGCGGAGCCAGCATGGCCCTCAAGAAGGGCGTCGGCTATGTAAGGCCGCTGTTCATCATTATGACCACAGTGCTGATTGGCAAACTCGTCTACGACTTGTTTTTCTGA
- a CDS encoding LacI family DNA-binding transcriptional regulator: MVTIKQIAELCGVSRGTVDRVLNKRGNVKPEKEKLIVEMAKKLNYRPNPAGKALAARKKHPVVGVLIASEGVHFFDDMLTTMHHAAERFSSYGMEVIWRSMKGFDAAEQCRIIDELKDKISGLIINPVNDQQVIDKINECVDNGMFVVTINNDVESSRRHCYVGSDYLQGGRTAGALLKMICPTTLKAGVLLGSLNMLGHNQRLEGFQEVMHNHPDFTLLGVAETADDDLQAYEAARSLIADNPEINAIFVVSSGGYGAARAIQAVGREDITIVAFDTIPSTIDMMKKGLIKAALYQHPHQQGRRAMQLMFDYLVNGSLPEKNAYIMRNEIRILENVAD; this comes from the coding sequence ATGGTTACGATAAAGCAAATCGCCGAGCTCTGCGGAGTGTCGCGGGGCACAGTGGACAGAGTCCTCAACAAACGCGGCAACGTGAAGCCGGAAAAAGAAAAACTCATTGTGGAAATGGCCAAGAAGCTCAACTACCGTCCCAATCCCGCGGGCAAGGCTCTGGCCGCCCGCAAAAAACACCCCGTGGTCGGCGTGCTGATTGCCTCTGAAGGCGTTCACTTCTTTGACGATATGCTCACCACCATGCACCATGCCGCTGAACGCTTTTCCTCTTACGGCATGGAGGTCATCTGGCGCAGCATGAAGGGCTTTGATGCCGCCGAACAGTGCCGCATTATCGACGAGCTCAAGGACAAAATCAGCGGCCTTATCATTAACCCGGTCAATGACCAGCAGGTAATTGATAAGATAAATGAATGTGTAGACAATGGCATGTTTGTGGTAACCATCAACAATGATGTGGAATCCAGCCGCCGCCATTGCTATGTGGGCAGTGACTATTTGCAGGGCGGCCGCACCGCGGGAGCTCTGCTCAAAATGATTTGCCCCACCACGCTGAAAGCCGGTGTGCTCTTAGGCTCACTCAACATGCTGGGCCACAATCAGCGTCTGGAGGGCTTTCAGGAAGTCATGCACAACCATCCCGATTTCACCCTGCTGGGTGTAGCAGAAACCGCCGATGATGACCTGCAGGCCTACGAAGCCGCCCGCAGTCTGATTGCCGACAATCCGGAAATCAACGCCATCTTCGTGGTATCCTCCGGCGGCTACGGCGCAGCCCGTGCCATTCAGGCGGTGGGACGCGAAGACATCACCATCGTGGCCTTCGATACCATTCCCAGTACCATCGACATGATGAAAAAGGGACTCATCAAAGCCGCCCTCTACCAGCACCCGCATCAGCAGGGCCGCCGGGCCATGCAGCTGATGTTCGACTATCTGGTAAACGGCAGCCTGCCGGAAAAAAACGCCTACATCATGCGCAACGAAATCCGCATTTTGGAAAATGTGGCTGACTAA
- the panD gene encoding aspartate 1-decarboxylase: MLLNMLKGKIHCATVTEANLAYMGSITIDEELMEKAGILPNERVQVVDNNNGARLETYTIPGPRGSGVICLNGAAARLAQPGDIVIIMAYALFTEEEGRAHKPKVVMVDAQNHVKEIREVEYHGQTN, encoded by the coding sequence ATGCTCTTAAATATGCTCAAAGGAAAAATTCACTGCGCTACCGTTACCGAGGCCAACCTTGCCTACATGGGCAGCATCACCATTGATGAAGAACTCATGGAAAAAGCCGGCATCCTGCCCAATGAACGCGTGCAGGTCGTAGACAACAACAACGGCGCCAGACTCGAAACCTATACCATTCCCGGCCCCAGAGGCTCCGGTGTCATCTGCCTAAACGGTGCCGCCGCCCGCCTCGCCCAGCCGGGCGATATCGTCATCATCATGGCCTACGCCCTGTTCACCGAAGAAGAAGGCCGGGCACATAAACCAAAGGTTGTCATGGTTGATGCGCAGAACCACGTAAAAGAAATCCGCGAAGTCGAATATCACGGACAGACGAATTAA
- the panC gene encoding pantoate--beta-alanine ligase translates to MKILTTIQDIKKYAADCKAQGKTIGLVPTMGALHEGHLTLMRAAREKCDIVIASVFVNPTQFGPNEDYDAYPRQFTADCEKLESVNVDAVFHPEPSEMYPEGYCTYVNVDGDITHKLCGAQRPGHFRGVATVVTKLINLARADEAFFGQKDAQQVTVIRRFVEDLNINVHINMVPIAREESGLARSSRNTYLSAEEKEAALVLSRSLKEAKTAFAQGETKVAALENIVKDEISKEPMASIDYVKAYAYPSLKPLTEVNEDTLLAIAVKIGKTRLIDNVILSA, encoded by the coding sequence ATGAAAATTTTGACAACCATCCAAGACATAAAAAAATACGCCGCTGACTGCAAAGCTCAGGGCAAAACCATCGGCCTTGTCCCCACCATGGGCGCTCTGCATGAAGGCCATCTGACGCTGATGCGCGCGGCCCGTGAAAAATGCGATATCGTCATCGCTTCGGTCTTTGTCAATCCCACGCAGTTCGGCCCCAACGAGGACTATGACGCCTACCCGCGTCAGTTTACCGCCGACTGCGAGAAACTCGAAAGCGTAAATGTCGATGCCGTCTTTCATCCGGAACCCTCCGAAATGTATCCGGAAGGCTACTGCACCTATGTTAACGTGGATGGAGATATCACCCATAAACTCTGCGGCGCCCAGCGCCCCGGCCATTTCCGCGGCGTGGCTACGGTTGTCACCAAACTTATCAACCTCGCCCGTGCAGACGAAGCCTTCTTCGGCCAAAAGGATGCCCAGCAGGTAACAGTTATCCGTCGCTTCGTGGAGGACCTCAACATCAACGTGCACATCAACATGGTGCCCATCGCCCGCGAAGAGTCCGGCCTTGCCCGCAGTTCCCGCAACACCTATCTGTCCGCTGAGGAAAAAGAAGCAGCCCTCGTCCTCTCCCGCAGCCTGAAGGAAGCAAAAACGGCCTTTGCCCAGGGCGAAACCAAAGTAGCGGCGCTGGAAAATATCGTCAAAGACGAAATCAGCAAGGAACCCATGGCGTCCATTGACTATGTAAAAGCCTACGCTTACCCGTCCCTTAAACCGCTGACCGAAGTCAACGAGGACACCCTGCTGGCCATCGCCGTAAAAATCGGCAAAACCCGCCTGATTGATAACGTAATTCTCTCCGCTTAA
- a CDS encoding bile acid:sodium symporter family protein, which translates to MQKIIKKIVDNLALLVVAIGILGAWRPETLTWVGPYVSWMLGVVMFGMGMTLKVEDFKRVLQHPKEVAIGVGAQFIIMPLVALALVKVFALPPELAIGVILVGTCPGGTASNVIAYLAKGDVALSVSMTMTTTLLAPIVTPALTYFLAGAWIDISFTAMMISIAQMVLAPVILGLLVHHFMADTTKKIMPAMPLVSVVCIVLLVGCVVALSASKLATVGLTMAAIVILHNAFGLALGFTAAKLLHMDARKARTVAIEVGMQNSGMAASLAVMYFNPAAALPGAIFSVWHNVSGSLVANFCVRQDNREAQEEPAPAYNN; encoded by the coding sequence GTGCAAAAAATCATCAAAAAAATTGTAGACAATCTGGCACTGCTCGTGGTTGCCATTGGTATTCTGGGCGCATGGCGGCCGGAAACGCTGACCTGGGTCGGGCCTTATGTTTCGTGGATGCTGGGCGTTGTCATGTTCGGCATGGGCATGACGCTGAAAGTCGAGGACTTTAAGCGTGTCCTTCAGCATCCCAAGGAGGTCGCTATCGGCGTAGGCGCTCAGTTCATCATTATGCCGCTTGTCGCACTGGCCTTGGTCAAAGTCTTTGCCCTGCCGCCGGAACTGGCCATCGGCGTTATCCTCGTGGGCACCTGCCCCGGTGGTACGGCCTCCAATGTCATTGCCTATCTGGCCAAGGGTGATGTGGCACTCTCCGTATCCATGACCATGACCACCACGCTTTTGGCGCCCATCGTAACGCCGGCGCTGACCTATTTCCTCGCCGGCGCCTGGATTGATATTTCCTTCACGGCCATGATGATTTCCATTGCCCAGATGGTACTGGCTCCGGTAATCCTCGGCCTGTTGGTACATCACTTTATGGCTGACACGACGAAAAAAATCATGCCTGCCATGCCTTTAGTTTCGGTAGTCTGCATTGTTCTGCTGGTCGGCTGTGTGGTGGCGCTCTCCGCCAGCAAGCTGGCAACCGTTGGTCTTACCATGGCTGCTATCGTGATTCTGCACAACGCCTTTGGTTTGGCGCTAGGCTTTACCGCTGCCAAACTTTTGCATATGGATGCCCGCAAGGCTCGTACAGTCGCTATCGAAGTTGGCATGCAGAACTCCGGCATGGCCGCCAGTCTTGCCGTCATGTACTTTAACCCCGCCGCCGCTCTGCCCGGCGCCATCTTCAGCGTCTGGCATAATGTTTCCGGCTCCCTTGTGGCCAACTTCTGCGTGCGCCAGGACAACCGCGAGGCACAGGAAGAACCCGCCCCCGCTTACAACAACTAA
- a CDS encoding type I toxin-antitoxin system Fst family toxin yields the protein MHVLMPLVVGMLVAMFNYWLNH from the coding sequence GTGCATGTACTGATGCCGTTAGTGGTGGGAATGCTGGTAGCTATGTTTAACTACTGGTTGAATCATTAA
- a CDS encoding class I adenylate-forming enzyme family protein produces MFVHELILQGKPDAMAIVDHKRRFTYKELQTAVTNFRNRLYAVGVREGDRVGIFSRNSADFVFAYMATASLGAISVPINFQLSNREIAYIIKDSGIRTMLTYQPLNLVDALAALRCDLKVTQYDIKTMSKADPKIGEAPALRADFDEHKPCATIYTSGTTGNPKGAVLSHRNLVANCEQMRDNGMGCKAEHNVLCVLPMYHAFGWTCSVLYSFFSGAEVVILDSFTPKETIGVIREEKVTDLYIVPSICSLLTKLATTEDMASLRLVVSGGTTLPLQIQQDFIKKFGVDICEGYGLSETSPVVTMNPPEKPIVGSCGKIVPGIQWKLIDAEGKEVPQGEAGELIVKGENIMLGYWNLPDVTQDAMRGGWFHTGDVARCDEEGYIYIVDRIKDMIISMGENIYPREVEELVYQFPGIFEAAVIGIEDKLRGQAGACFYSTHDGQDINVRELKKFLQANLALYKIPREFHLMEKLPRTSTGKIAKRMILDEFRKSKNK; encoded by the coding sequence ATGTTTGTACATGAACTCATTTTGCAAGGCAAACCTGACGCCATGGCCATCGTAGACCATAAGCGCCGCTTCACTTATAAAGAATTACAGACCGCAGTGACCAACTTCCGCAACCGGCTCTATGCCGTCGGTGTCCGCGAAGGGGACCGCGTGGGTATCTTCTCCCGCAACAGCGCAGATTTCGTCTTTGCCTACATGGCAACGGCTTCTCTGGGCGCTATTTCCGTGCCCATCAACTTCCAGCTCAGCAACCGCGAAATCGCCTACATCATCAAGGATTCCGGCATCCGCACCATGCTGACCTACCAGCCGTTGAACCTCGTGGATGCGCTGGCCGCTCTGCGCTGTGACCTCAAGGTTACCCAGTACGACATCAAGACCATGAGCAAGGCCGACCCCAAAATCGGTGAAGCTCCGGCTCTGCGGGCTGACTTTGACGAGCATAAGCCCTGTGCCACCATCTACACCTCCGGCACCACGGGCAACCCCAAGGGAGCTGTGCTGTCCCATCGTAACCTCGTAGCCAACTGCGAACAGATGCGGGACAACGGCATGGGCTGTAAGGCCGAACACAACGTACTTTGCGTACTGCCCATGTACCATGCGTTCGGCTGGACCTGCTCCGTGCTCTATTCTTTCTTCAGCGGTGCCGAAGTGGTCATTCTCGACTCCTTCACCCCGAAGGAAACCATTGGCGTTATCCGCGAGGAAAAAGTCACCGACCTCTACATCGTGCCGTCCATCTGCAGCCTGCTCACGAAACTGGCCACCACTGAGGACATGGCCTCCCTGCGTCTGGTCGTCAGCGGCGGCACGACGCTGCCCCTGCAGATTCAGCAGGATTTCATCAAGAAATTCGGCGTGGATATCTGCGAAGGTTACGGCCTGTCCGAAACCAGCCCGGTTGTCACCATGAACCCGCCGGAGAAACCGATTGTCGGCTCCTGCGGCAAGATTGTGCCGGGTATTCAGTGGAAGCTGATTGACGCCGAAGGCAAAGAAGTTCCGCAGGGCGAAGCCGGCGAACTCATCGTCAAGGGCGAAAACATCATGCTCGGTTACTGGAACCTGCCGGATGTGACCCAAGACGCCATGCGCGGCGGCTGGTTCCACACCGGCGACGTGGCCCGCTGTGACGAAGAAGGCTATATCTACATCGTGGACCGCATCAAGGACATGATTATCAGCATGGGCGAAAACATCTACCCGCGCGAAGTCGAAGAACTCGTTTACCAGTTCCCCGGCATCTTCGAAGCCGCCGTTATCGGTATCGAGGACAAACTGCGCGGCCAGGCCGGTGCCTGCTTCTACAGCACCCATGACGGTCAGGACATCAACGTGCGGGAACTCAAGAAATTCCTGCAGGCCAACCTCGCGCTCTACAAGATTCCGCGCGAATTCCACCTCATGGAAAAACTGCCCCGCACCTCCACAGGCAAAATCGCCAAACGCATGATTCTCGACGAGTTCCGCAAGAGCAAAAATAAATAA
- a CDS encoding iron-containing alcohol dehydrogenase, with protein MQSFNFKVPTEIVFGRGAENKAAEKLTAYNAHRVFIVYGGGSVVKSGLLNRIEKSLQAAGLFTQSKGGVQPNPRLSWVREAVKEAIAFKADFILAVGGGSVIDSAKATAHGTANPEIDVWSFWNGSVKLEKSLPVGAVLTLSAAGSETSDSAVITNEETGKKAGLNTPFNRPALAFMNPELTYTIPKKQLICGTSDILMHTLERYFTSVKEENTLTDRIAEALMITVIEATRRAIKDQTDYDAMSEIMYAGTISHCGLTELGRCKDFACHKLGHELSGRFDVTHGASLTAVWGAWAHYVYRDDIPRFAKFAERVWGITDGTEEERAKAGIDKTVAYFKEIDMPTNFTELGIGVQGEDVLEALADSCTAGGTKVVANFHPIDKQTAIEIYRLANK; from the coding sequence ATGCAATCCTTTAACTTCAAAGTTCCCACCGAAATCGTCTTTGGCCGCGGCGCCGAAAATAAGGCTGCCGAAAAACTCACCGCCTATAATGCCCATCGGGTATTCATTGTCTACGGCGGTGGCAGCGTGGTCAAAAGCGGCCTGCTGAACAGAATTGAAAAATCCCTGCAGGCGGCCGGCCTGTTTACCCAGTCCAAGGGCGGTGTTCAGCCCAATCCCCGGCTGAGCTGGGTGCGGGAAGCCGTCAAGGAAGCCATTGCCTTCAAAGCTGATTTCATTCTGGCAGTCGGCGGCGGCAGTGTTATTGACTCCGCCAAAGCCACCGCCCATGGCACCGCCAATCCGGAAATCGACGTCTGGAGTTTCTGGAATGGCAGCGTAAAACTGGAAAAGAGCCTGCCTGTAGGTGCGGTGCTGACCCTGTCCGCGGCTGGCAGCGAGACAAGTGACTCAGCGGTTATCACCAACGAGGAAACGGGCAAAAAAGCCGGACTCAACACACCGTTCAATCGTCCTGCGCTGGCCTTTATGAATCCGGAACTCACTTATACCATTCCGAAAAAACAGCTTATCTGCGGCACTTCCGATATTCTCATGCATACATTGGAACGCTACTTCACAAGCGTCAAGGAGGAAAACACCCTGACCGACCGGATTGCCGAAGCCCTGATGATTACAGTCATCGAAGCCACCCGCCGGGCCATCAAGGACCAGACCGACTACGATGCCATGAGCGAAATCATGTATGCAGGCACCATCTCCCATTGCGGACTTACGGAACTGGGACGCTGCAAGGACTTTGCCTGCCATAAGCTAGGCCATGAACTGTCCGGGCGCTTTGACGTAACCCACGGGGCCAGCCTGACCGCCGTCTGGGGGGCCTGGGCCCATTACGTCTACCGGGATGACATTCCCCGCTTTGCCAAATTCGCCGAAAGAGTCTGGGGCATAACCGATGGTACGGAGGAAGAACGGGCCAAAGCAGGCATTGATAAGACCGTGGCTTACTTCAAGGAAATCGATATGCCCACCAACTTCACCGAGCTGGGCATCGGTGTGCAAGGTGAGGATGTGCTGGAAGCTTTGGCCGATTCCTGCACCGCTGGCGGCACTAAAGTGGTGGCAAACTTCCATCCCATCGACAAGCAGACAGCTATCGAAATTTACCGCTTAGCCAATAAATAA
- a CDS encoding EAL domain-containing protein — MRFLIRILLLLMLGLTYFPASGFSAEFLRPALRIGFTDTEGCIWQDKRLLYQGTAYEFIEALSTYLNRRTAYTSGTMEENLLRLKSGSIDMIILPDGPMTNRSTEPIPVNLPAGTISVPLGESLGWLLLDENRAEMAPQISAAVKTIAEVNPFFRHDLLEKYHSTGLKLNLTPEEQAYLTTHPVIRTMISPRQAPYAYWENGEPRGVIADVIKRVESDLNIKLEVIPEESQQTMMEHLTNGDIDMVMDFYTDYNWAKAHNADLTFPYLTLNYVSVMRKDRPLPAAPVVACARTHFYTHQFIERMFPAEQLRYYVDVSDCMAAVNRGEADITFVKSITAQSDIFQGNYYNLYTNGNVMFSHQVSMAIRDTADPILIRILNKEVTHINPRDITSIINREVYQVQAQDTLQSIIYRNPFLTLGFAVGILLLIIIGLLIFLRLRHNYTQELWQQANLVNSVGMYNIHWFTNELPNAIAYYNEARKKGELFVLIISAQRMAFLKEVYGSKLFAESVKASMQTVTRKLPWILRYGLSAEITHVYMLCRKPTGLTLRQAAEQVEKNARTVVINGIPTSFTYYIGLCPVPRQEDIDASLLMDNAMMARNEIIGTNQTIGIFNSVMHDELLHHQQIELYMEKGLAEGEFQIHLQAKYDLATREICGAEALIRWQSPELGFLMPNHFINLFERNGFVLKLDYFVLEEVCKILSERLKNKLPVVPISVNQSGLHISERGYLSSMQTIADRYKLPRKLVELELTETSFIDFTTKKENESALQITRRLKSMGFSLSMDDFCTGYSSIAMLRNLPMDIMKIDRSMLLSAENSERSLTILKQVIQMGRSLNMRVLVEGIETDAQERLLKATGCHVGQGYLFAHPIPMEQFFAQLDKNAKK, encoded by the coding sequence ATGCGTTTTCTGATACGGATATTATTACTGCTGATGCTGGGCCTGACATATTTCCCCGCCAGCGGTTTTAGCGCGGAATTTTTGCGCCCGGCTCTGCGGATAGGCTTCACGGATACCGAAGGCTGCATCTGGCAGGACAAGCGGCTGCTCTATCAAGGCACGGCCTACGAATTCATCGAGGCACTGTCCACTTATCTGAACCGACGCACTGCCTATACAAGCGGTACAATGGAAGAAAATCTCCTGCGGCTGAAATCAGGCAGCATTGATATGATTATCCTGCCCGATGGCCCAATGACCAACCGAAGTACTGAACCCATCCCCGTAAATTTACCCGCTGGCACTATTTCTGTGCCTTTGGGAGAATCCCTAGGCTGGCTGTTACTGGATGAAAACCGGGCTGAAATGGCGCCTCAGATTTCTGCTGCCGTGAAGACCATCGCCGAGGTCAACCCCTTCTTCCGCCACGACCTGCTGGAAAAATACCATTCCACAGGCCTCAAACTGAATCTCACCCCCGAAGAACAGGCCTATCTCACCACGCATCCCGTTATCCGCACCATGATTTCCCCCCGGCAGGCCCCCTATGCCTATTGGGAAAACGGCGAACCACGCGGGGTTATTGCGGATGTCATCAAGCGGGTGGAATCCGACCTGAATATCAAGCTGGAAGTCATCCCCGAAGAAAGCCAGCAAACCATGATGGAACACCTCACCAACGGGGATATCGACATGGTGATGGATTTTTACACCGACTACAACTGGGCCAAAGCCCATAACGCCGATTTGACCTTTCCCTATCTGACGCTTAATTATGTCTCCGTCATGCGCAAGGACAGACCGCTGCCGGCAGCACCGGTGGTGGCCTGCGCACGAACCCATTTCTACACGCACCAGTTCATCGAAAGGATGTTCCCAGCAGAACAGCTGCGCTACTATGTTGACGTATCCGACTGCATGGCCGCGGTGAACCGAGGCGAAGCCGACATAACCTTCGTCAAATCCATCACCGCCCAAAGCGATATTTTCCAAGGAAATTACTACAACCTCTACACCAACGGCAATGTGATGTTCTCCCATCAGGTTTCCATGGCGATACGGGATACGGCAGACCCTATTCTTATCCGCATTCTCAACAAGGAAGTCACCCATATCAATCCGCGGGACATTACCAGCATCATCAACCGTGAAGTTTATCAGGTGCAGGCCCAGGACACCCTGCAATCCATTATCTACCGCAATCCCTTCCTGACGCTGGGATTTGCGGTAGGGATTCTGCTTCTAATCATCATCGGCCTGCTCATCTTCCTGCGGCTGCGGCACAATTACACCCAGGAACTCTGGCAGCAGGCCAATCTGGTAAATTCTGTAGGCATGTACAATATCCACTGGTTCACCAATGAACTTCCCAATGCCATTGCCTATTACAACGAAGCCCGAAAAAAAGGCGAGCTTTTTGTCCTGATAATCTCAGCCCAGCGCATGGCCTTCCTCAAGGAAGTTTACGGTTCCAAGCTCTTTGCTGAATCCGTCAAAGCCAGCATGCAAACCGTAACCCGCAAGCTGCCCTGGATTCTGCGCTATGGCCTGTCCGCGGAAATCACCCATGTCTATATGCTCTGCCGGAAACCTACCGGCCTGACGCTGCGGCAAGCGGCAGAACAAGTGGAGAAGAATGCCCGCACCGTCGTAATCAACGGCATTCCCACCAGTTTCACCTACTATATCGGCCTCTGCCCGGTGCCCCGCCAAGAAGATATCGATGCCAGCCTGCTCATGGACAACGCCATGATGGCCCGCAACGAAATCATAGGAACGAACCAGACCATTGGTATCTTCAATTCCGTCATGCATGACGAACTTCTCCATCACCAGCAGATAGAACTCTATATGGAAAAAGGCCTGGCCGAAGGCGAATTCCAGATTCACCTGCAGGCGAAGTATGACCTCGCCACCCGCGAAATCTGTGGTGCCGAAGCCCTGATACGCTGGCAGAGTCCGGAACTGGGCTTTTTGATGCCCAACCACTTCATCAATCTCTTTGAGCGCAACGGCTTTGTGCTCAAGCTGGATTACTTTGTGCTCGAAGAAGTCTGCAAGATACTTTCCGAGCGGCTCAAGAACAAACTGCCCGTGGTGCCTATCTCGGTCAATCAGTCAGGCCTTCATATCTCCGAACGGGGCTACCTGTCCAGCATGCAGACCATTGCCGACCGCTATAAATTGCCCCGCAAGCTTGTGGAACTGGAGCTTACGGAAACCTCCTTCATTGACTTTACCACCAAGAAAGAAAATGAAAGCGCCCTGCAGATTACCCGGCGTCTCAAGAGCATGGGTTTTTCCCTGTCCATGGATGACTTCTGCACGGGCTACTCCTCCATTGCCATGCTGCGGAACCTGCCCATGGATATCATGAAGATTGACCGCAGTATGCTGCTCTCCGCTGAAAACAGCGAGCGCAGCCTGACCATATTGAAGCAGGTCATCCAGATGGGCCGCAGCCTCAACATGCGGGTATTGGTGGAAGGCATCGAAACCGACGCACAGGAACGCCTGCTGAAAGCTACCGGCTGCCATGTAGGCCAGGGATACCTGTTCGCTCACCCCATTCCTATGGAACAATTCTTTGCCCAACTGGATAAAAACGCAAAAAAATAA
- the sufC gene encoding Fe-S cluster assembly ATPase SufC, translating to MAEQLLEIKDLHAGVEDKEILKGLSLSVGKGEVHVILGPNGSGKSTLMNIIMGHPKYTVTGGSMTFEGEDMTEMKTFERSRKGLFLSFQTPEEIPGITVENMLRTAKQAITGEKVKLLPFRKELKATMQELKMDPEYAQRYLNVGFSGGEKKRTEILQLLMLNPKLALLDETDSGLDVDAVQIVSEGVAKFHNEENSCLIITHNTRILEHLKVDKVHVLMNGQIVEEGGPELIEDINSRGFAHIREEQEG from the coding sequence ATGGCAGAGCAGCTTTTGGAAATCAAGGACCTCCATGCCGGTGTAGAGGATAAGGAAATCCTGAAGGGCCTTTCCCTGTCCGTAGGCAAGGGGGAAGTGCATGTTATATTAGGGCCGAATGGTTCCGGCAAGTCTACACTGATGAACATCATCATGGGCCATCCCAAGTACACGGTGACGGGCGGTTCCATGACATTTGAAGGCGAGGACATGACGGAGATGAAAACCTTCGAGCGCAGCCGCAAAGGCCTGTTCCTGTCCTTCCAGACACCGGAGGAAATCCCCGGCATTACCGTAGAGAATATGCTCCGTACGGCTAAGCAGGCCATCACGGGGGAAAAGGTAAAACTTCTGCCCTTCCGCAAGGAACTCAAGGCCACCATGCAGGAACTCAAGATGGACCCGGAATATGCTCAGCGCTATCTCAATGTCGGTTTCTCCGGCGGCGAGAAGAAGCGTACGGAAATCCTGCAGCTTCTGATGCTCAATCCGAAATTGGCGCTGCTCGATGAAACGGATTCCGGCCTCGATGTCGATGCCGTGCAGATTGTGTCCGAAGGTGTGGCCAAGTTCCATAACGAGGAAAATTCCTGCCTGATTATCACTCATAACACGCGCATTCTCGAACATCTCAAGGTGGATAAGGTTCATGTTCTGATGAACGGCCAGATTGTGGAAGAAGGCGGCCCGGAACTTATTGAGGACATCAACAGCCGCGGTTTTGCCCATATCCGTGAAGAACAGGAAGGTTGA